In a single window of the Bacillus mycoides genome:
- the metQ gene encoding methionine ABC transporter substrate-binding lipoprotein MetQ, which yields MKKLLLTALISTSIFGLAACGGKDKDEKKLVVGASNVPHAEILEKAKPLLEKKGIELEIKKFQDYVLPNKSLADKELDANYFQHIPYLEKEIKDKKYDFEIAGKIHLEPIGVYSQKYKSLKELPNGATIIMSNSVTDHGRGLAILQKEGILKIKDGVEPVKATPKDIADNPKNLKFKTDIEPGLLPQVYNNKEGDAVLINSNYAIDAKLNPEKDAIAIEGNDSPYANVVAVRKGDKDKKEIKALIEVLHSKEIEDFITKEYKGAVVPVKE from the coding sequence ATGAAAAAATTATTACTTACAGCACTTATTTCAACTTCAATTTTTGGGTTAGCTGCTTGTGGCGGGAAAGATAAAGATGAAAAGAAACTTGTTGTTGGTGCTTCTAACGTACCGCACGCTGAAATTTTAGAAAAGGCAAAACCGTTACTTGAGAAAAAAGGAATTGAGCTAGAAATTAAAAAATTCCAAGACTACGTATTACCAAATAAATCGTTAGCGGATAAGGAATTAGATGCAAACTACTTCCAGCACATTCCGTATTTAGAAAAAGAGATTAAAGATAAGAAATATGATTTTGAAATAGCAGGAAAAATTCATTTAGAACCGATTGGTGTGTATTCTCAAAAATATAAGAGCTTAAAAGAACTTCCAAACGGGGCGACAATTATTATGAGTAATTCTGTTACTGATCATGGTCGTGGTTTAGCAATTTTACAAAAAGAAGGCATTTTAAAAATTAAAGACGGAGTAGAGCCAGTTAAAGCAACTCCAAAAGATATTGCGGATAATCCGAAAAACTTAAAGTTCAAAACAGATATCGAGCCTGGTTTATTGCCACAAGTGTATAACAATAAAGAAGGCGATGCGGTTCTAATTAATTCTAACTATGCAATTGATGCGAAATTAAACCCAGAAAAAGACGCGATTGCAATTGAAGGAAATGATTCTCCATACGCAAACGTAGTAGCTGTTCGTAAAGGCGATAAAGATAAAAAAGAGATTAAAGCTCTTATAGAAGTACTGCATTCTAAAGAAATTGAAGACTTTATTACTAAAGAATATAAAGGGGCAGTTGTTCCTGTAAAAGAATAA
- the metQ gene encoding methionine ABC transporter substrate-binding lipoprotein MetQ, translated as MKKILLSVVTALSVFTLAACGGKDENKLVVGASNIPHAVILEKAQPILEKKGIKLEIKKFQDYVLPNKALADKEIDANYFQHIPYLDKEIQEKGYKIVNAGKIHLEPMGIYSKKYKSLKELPDGGTVIMSNNVAERGRMLALLQKGGAIKLKDGVDVVKATVKDVVENPKNLKFKTDVEPGLSPKLYENNEGDALFINSNYAIDAKLNPTKDAIAIEGSDSPYANIIAVRKGDEKKKEIKELVDVLHSKEIQDFINKEYKGAVLPVNE; from the coding sequence ATGAAAAAGATTCTATTGTCAGTTGTTACAGCACTGTCTGTATTTACATTAGCTGCTTGCGGGGGGAAAGATGAGAATAAGCTTGTCGTTGGCGCTTCTAATATACCGCACGCTGTTATTTTAGAAAAGGCACAGCCAATATTAGAGAAAAAGGGCATTAAGTTAGAGATAAAAAAATTCCAGGATTATGTTTTACCAAATAAGGCATTAGCTGATAAAGAAATCGATGCAAATTATTTTCAACATATCCCTTATTTAGATAAAGAGATTCAAGAAAAAGGATACAAAATTGTAAATGCAGGAAAAATTCATTTAGAGCCAATGGGCATTTATTCTAAGAAATATAAAAGCTTAAAAGAACTTCCAGATGGCGGAACAGTTATTATGAGTAATAACGTAGCGGAGCGTGGCCGTATGCTCGCATTGTTACAAAAAGGCGGCGCTATTAAATTAAAAGACGGTGTAGATGTTGTTAAAGCAACAGTAAAAGATGTTGTAGAAAATCCGAAAAATTTAAAGTTTAAAACAGATGTAGAACCTGGACTTTCACCGAAGCTGTACGAAAACAATGAAGGTGATGCTTTATTTATTAATTCAAACTACGCAATTGATGCGAAATTAAATCCAACAAAGGATGCAATTGCAATTGAAGGATCAGACTCTCCTTATGCAAATATTATCGCAGTTCGTAAAGGTGACGAGAAGAAAAAAGAAATTAAAGAGTTAGTAGACGTATTGCATTCAAAAGAAATTCAAGACTTTATCAATAAAGAATATAAAGGTGCTGTACTTCCAGTAAATGAATAG
- the sufC gene encoding Fe-S cluster assembly ATPase SufC: protein MAGSTLTVKDLHVSIDGKEILKGVNLEVKGGEIHAIMGPNGTGKSTLSSAIMGHPKYEVTEGSIIIDGEDVLEMEVDERALAGLFLAMQYPSEISGVTNADFLRSAINARREEGDEISLMKFIRTLDKNMEFLEMDPEMAQRYLNEGFSGGEKKRNEILQLMMIEPKIAILDEIDSGLDIDALKVVSKGINQMRGEEFGCLMITHYQRLLNYITPDFVHVMMNGRIVKSGGPELAQRLEAEGYDWIKKELGIEDETAEQEA, encoded by the coding sequence ATGGCTGGTTCTACATTAACGGTTAAAGACTTACACGTATCAATCGATGGCAAAGAAATTTTAAAAGGTGTAAACCTTGAAGTAAAAGGTGGAGAAATCCACGCAATTATGGGACCTAACGGAACAGGTAAATCAACTTTATCTTCTGCGATTATGGGTCACCCAAAGTATGAAGTAACAGAAGGTAGCATCATCATCGACGGTGAAGATGTATTAGAAATGGAAGTAGATGAGCGTGCGCTAGCAGGTCTATTCTTAGCAATGCAATATCCAAGTGAAATTAGCGGAGTAACAAACGCGGACTTCTTACGTTCTGCAATTAATGCACGTCGTGAAGAAGGCGATGAAATTTCTCTTATGAAATTTATCCGTACTTTAGATAAAAACATGGAATTCCTAGAAATGGATCCAGAAATGGCACAACGTTACTTAAACGAAGGTTTCTCTGGTGGAGAGAAAAAACGTAACGAAATTCTTCAATTAATGATGATTGAGCCAAAAATCGCAATCTTAGATGAAATCGACTCAGGTCTTGATATCGATGCATTAAAAGTTGTATCTAAAGGTATTAACCAAATGCGCGGCGAAGAGTTCGGCTGCCTAATGATTACGCATTACCAACGTTTATTAAACTACATCACTCCAGACTTCGTTCACGTTATGATGAACGGTCGTATCGTTAAATCTGGTGGCCCTGAGCTTGCACAACGTCTAGAAGCTGAAGGTTACGACTGGATTAAAAAAGAATTAGGTATTGAAGACGAAACAGCAGAGCAAGAAGCGTAA
- the sufD gene encoding Fe-S cluster assembly protein SufD — MTIGTLPFDQETIRQRASEVNEAAWLTEFRLQALAQATELPMPTPDKTKIEKWDFIGKGDAAKQEPVSSLIELPEAVKNLIDENNSVLVQRTGTTAFVSLADEAKEKGVIFTDIVTAATEHAELVQKYLMKDGVKVDEHRLTALHAALINGGAFVYVPKNVVLETPLQAVFLVDGEEANVYNHVLFVADANSTVTYVENYVANENAKGIANIVAEVIVEQGAQVKFGAVDLLAKDVTTYVNRRGIVGRDGRIDWALGLMNDGNTISENVTNLMGDGSYADTKTVTIGRGNQTQNFTTKVVHFGKHSEGWILKHGVQKDSATSIFNGIGKIEHGASKSNAQQSSRVLMLDEKARGDANPILLIDEDDVMAGHAASVGRVDPYQLYYLMSRGIPKREAERLVIHGFLAPVVNELPIEGVKAQLVEVIERKVR, encoded by the coding sequence ATGACAATCGGTACATTACCTTTCGATCAAGAAACAATCCGTCAGCGCGCAAGCGAAGTAAACGAAGCTGCTTGGTTGACTGAGTTCCGCTTACAAGCTCTTGCACAAGCAACTGAACTTCCAATGCCAACGCCTGATAAAACGAAAATTGAAAAATGGGACTTTATCGGAAAAGGCGACGCTGCTAAGCAAGAGCCTGTAAGTTCTTTAATAGAGCTTCCAGAAGCAGTGAAAAACTTAATCGATGAAAATAACAGCGTATTAGTACAACGTACTGGTACAACTGCTTTCGTTTCTTTAGCAGACGAAGCAAAAGAAAAAGGTGTTATTTTTACAGACATCGTAACAGCTGCAACAGAGCATGCTGAATTAGTACAAAAGTACTTAATGAAAGACGGCGTGAAAGTAGACGAGCATCGTCTAACTGCACTTCATGCTGCATTAATCAACGGCGGTGCATTCGTATATGTTCCGAAAAACGTTGTTCTTGAAACTCCACTTCAAGCTGTATTCTTAGTAGACGGCGAAGAAGCTAACGTATATAACCACGTATTATTCGTAGCTGATGCGAACAGTACTGTAACATATGTAGAAAACTACGTTGCAAATGAAAATGCTAAAGGTATTGCAAATATCGTAGCAGAAGTAATCGTGGAACAAGGCGCACAAGTGAAATTCGGTGCGGTTGATCTATTAGCAAAAGACGTAACAACTTACGTTAACCGCCGCGGAATTGTTGGACGCGACGGCCGCATTGATTGGGCTCTAGGCCTTATGAATGACGGAAATACAATCTCAGAGAACGTTACGAACTTAATGGGCGACGGATCATATGCTGATACAAAAACAGTAACAATTGGTCGTGGTAACCAAACACAAAACTTTACAACTAAAGTTGTTCACTTCGGTAAACACTCTGAAGGTTGGATTTTAAAACACGGTGTACAAAAAGATAGTGCAACATCTATCTTTAACGGAATTGGTAAGATTGAACACGGTGCATCTAAATCAAATGCACAACAATCTTCTCGCGTTCTTATGTTAGATGAGAAAGCTCGCGGTGATGCAAACCCAATTCTTTTAATCGACGAAGATGATGTAATGGCAGGTCACGCAGCTTCAGTAGGCCGCGTAGATCCATACCAATTATACTACTTGATGAGCCGTGGGATTCCAAAACGCGAAGCAGAACGTTTAGTCATCCATGGATTCTTAGCACCTGTAGTAAATGAGCTTCCAATTGAAGGAGTAAAGGCACAGCTTGTTGAGGTAATTGAAAGGAAAGTTCGCTAA
- the sufS gene encoding cysteine desulfurase SufS: MNIHEIRKQFPILDQKVNGKQLVYFDSAATSQKPIQVIETLERYYKEYNSNVHRGVHTLGTKATDAYEGAREKVRKFINAKSMEEIIFTRGTTTALNTVAASYGLDNVKEGDEIVISYMEHHSNIIPWQQVAKKTGATLKYLPLQLDGTISLEDVRQTVTPNTKIVSIMHVSNVLGTINPVKEIGAIAHENGAIMIVDGAQSAPHMKVDVQDLNCDFYALSAHKMCGPTGVGVLYGKKELLNNMEPIEFGGEMIDFVDLQESTWKELPWKFEAGTPIIGNAIGLGAAIDFLEEIGLHNIEKHEHELAQYALERLSEVDGVTIYGPKHRAGLVTFNIEDVHPHDVATVLDVEGIAVRAGHHCAQPLMKWLKASSTARASFYLYNTKEEIDTFVESLIKTKEYFTNVI; the protein is encoded by the coding sequence ATGAATATTCATGAAATACGCAAACAGTTTCCAATTCTTGATCAAAAAGTGAACGGCAAACAACTTGTTTATTTCGATAGTGCAGCAACTTCTCAAAAACCAATTCAAGTCATTGAAACGTTAGAACGTTATTATAAAGAATATAATTCTAACGTGCATCGCGGTGTTCATACGCTCGGTACGAAAGCTACCGACGCGTATGAAGGTGCACGTGAGAAAGTTCGCAAGTTTATTAATGCGAAATCAATGGAAGAGATTATTTTCACGCGCGGAACGACAACTGCATTAAATACAGTAGCAGCTAGCTATGGTCTTGATAATGTAAAAGAAGGCGATGAAATCGTCATCTCTTACATGGAGCACCATAGTAACATCATTCCGTGGCAACAAGTTGCGAAGAAAACTGGTGCAACTTTAAAATACCTTCCGCTTCAACTAGACGGTACAATTTCTTTAGAAGATGTTCGTCAAACAGTTACACCGAATACAAAAATCGTTTCTATCATGCACGTTTCTAACGTACTTGGAACGATTAACCCTGTAAAAGAAATCGGAGCAATCGCACATGAAAACGGTGCAATCATGATCGTTGATGGAGCACAAAGTGCACCTCATATGAAAGTGGATGTACAAGATTTAAACTGTGATTTCTACGCATTATCTGCTCATAAGATGTGCGGACCAACAGGTGTCGGCGTATTATATGGTAAGAAAGAATTGCTAAACAATATGGAACCAATTGAATTTGGTGGTGAAATGATTGATTTCGTAGACTTACAAGAGTCTACTTGGAAAGAGCTTCCGTGGAAGTTCGAAGCAGGTACACCGATTATCGGTAATGCAATCGGACTTGGTGCGGCAATTGATTTCCTAGAAGAAATCGGTCTTCATAATATTGAAAAGCATGAACATGAATTAGCGCAATACGCTTTAGAGAGACTATCAGAAGTAGATGGCGTTACAATTTATGGTCCAAAGCATCGCGCTGGTCTAGTTACATTTAATATTGAAGACGTACATCCTCACGATGTAGCAACTGTATTAGATGTAGAAGGCATTGCGGTTCGCGCAGGACATCACTGTGCACAACCGCTTATGAAGTGGCTAAAAGCTTCTTCTACAGCACGTGCGAGCTTCTATTTATATAATACAAAAGAAGAAATTGATACATTTGTTGAATCACTAATCAAGACAAAGGAGTATTTCACAAATGTCATTTAA
- the sufU gene encoding Fe-S cluster assembly sulfur transfer protein SufU, translating into MSFNNLDTLYRQVIMDHYKNPRNHGVLEDSVTVNLNNPTCGDRIQLTMKVEEGIVQEAKFEGEGCSISMSSASMMTQAVKGKKIEEALKLSKIFSDMMLGKEYDDSIDLGDIEALQGVCKFPARIKCATLAWKALEKGLNEDK; encoded by the coding sequence ATGTCATTTAATAATTTAGATACGTTATATCGTCAAGTTATTATGGATCATTATAAAAATCCTCGTAACCATGGCGTGTTAGAAGATAGTGTTACCGTTAACTTGAACAATCCAACTTGCGGCGATCGTATTCAACTTACGATGAAAGTAGAAGAGGGTATTGTACAAGAAGCGAAGTTTGAAGGCGAAGGATGTTCAATTTCAATGTCTTCAGCTTCAATGATGACACAAGCAGTAAAAGGAAAGAAAATTGAAGAGGCCCTTAAGCTTTCTAAAATTTTCTCTGACATGATGCTAGGAAAAGAGTATGATGACAGCATTGATTTAGGAGATATTGAAGCATTACAAGGCGTATGCAAGTTCCCGGCACGTATTAAATGTGCAACATTAGCGTGGAAAGCGTTAGAAAAGGGCTTAAACGAAGATAAGTAA